A DNA window from Xiphias gladius isolate SHS-SW01 ecotype Sanya breed wild chromosome 3, ASM1685928v1, whole genome shotgun sequence contains the following coding sequences:
- the usp7 gene encoding ubiquitin carboxyl-terminal hydrolase 7 isoform X4 yields MADGHNNTEEDMEDDTSWRSEATFRFVVERFSRLSESVLSPSCFVRNLPWKIMVMPRFYPDRPHQKSVGFFLQCNAESDSTSWSCHAQAMLKIINYKDDEKSFSRRISHLFFHKENDWGFSNFMSWSDVTDPERGFIDDDKVTFEVYVQADAPHGVAWDSKKHTGYVGLKNQGATCYMNSLLQTLFFTNQLRRAVYMMPTEGDDSSKSVPLALQRVFYELQHSDKPVGTKKLTKSFGWETLDSFMQHDVQELCRVLLDNVENKMKGTCVEGTIPKLFRGKMVSYIQCKHVDYRSERIEDYYDIQLSIKGKKNIFESFKDYVATEQLDGDNKYDAGEHGLQEAEKGVKFLTFPPILHLQLMRFMYDPQTDQNIKINDRFEFPDQLPLDEFLQKPDSKDPANYILHAVLVHSGDNHGGHYVVYLNPKGDGKVSVKEPIWCKFDDDVVSRCTKEEAIEHNYGGHDDDLSVRHCTNAYMLVYIRESKLSEVLQPMTDVDIPQQLVERLQEEKRVEAQKRKERQEAHLYMQVQMVTEDQFCGHQGNDMYDEEKVKYTVFKVLKSSTLQEFVQNLSQTMGFPQDQMRLWPMQARSNGTKRPAMLDYEADCNKSMIDLSDNENPWTIFLETVDPEMAASGATLPKFDKDHDVMLFLKMYDPKTRSLNYCGHIYTPISCKIRDLLPVMCERAGFQQETSLILYEEVKPNLTERIQDYDVSLDKALDELMDGDIIVFQKDDPENDSSELPTAKDYFRDLYHRVDVIFCDKTIHNDPGFVVTLSNRMNYFQVAKTVAQRLNTDPMLLQFFKSQGYRDGPGNPLRHNYEGTLRDLLQFFKPRQPKKLYYQQLKMKITDFENRRSFKSIWLNSQFREEEITLYPDKHGCVRDLLEECKKAVELSEKGSEKLRLLEIVSYKIIGVHQEDELLECLSPAASRTFRIEEIPLDQVDLDKDSEMLIPVAHFHKEVFGTFGIPFLLKIRQGESFREVMRRIQTMLDIQEKEFEKFKFAIVMMGRHQYITEDEYEVNLKDFEPQPGNMSHPRPWLGLDHFNKAPKRGRYTYLEKAIKIHN; encoded by the exons GTCATGGTCTTGCCACGCACAGGCCATGCTGAAGATCATCAACTACAAAGACGACGAGAAGTCCTTCAGCCGTAGGATCAGTCACCTGTTCTTCCACAAAGAGAATGACTGGGGCTTCTCCAACTTCATGTCCTGGAGT GATGTGACTGATCCAGAGAGGGGCTTCATTGATGATGACAAAGTCACCTTTGAAGTCTATGTCCAGGCAGATGCCCCACATGGAGTGGC CTGGGACTCTAAGAAACACACTGGCTATGTTGGACTAAAGAACCAGGGAGCGACCTGCTACATGAATAGCCTGCTACAGACACTCTTCTTTACCAACCAGCTACGACGG GCAGTGTACATGATGCCCACAGAGGGAGATGACTCGTCCAAGAGCGTCCCCCTGGCACTGCAGAGGGTTTTCTATGAGTTGCAACACAGCGATAAACCTGTTGGCACCAAGAAACTGACCAAGTCCTTTGG GTGGGAAACATTAGATAGCTTCATGCAACATGATGTACAGGAGCTGTGCCGAGTG ctcctggACAATGTGGAGAACAAAATGAAAGGCACTTGTGTTGAGGGAACCATCCCCAAGCTCTTCAGAGGAAAGATGGTG TCATATATCCAGTGTAAGCATGTGGACTACCGGTCAGAACGGATAGAGGACTACTATGACATCCAGCTTAGcataaaaggaaagaagaaca TCTTCGAGTCATTCAAAGATTATGTTGCAACCGAACAGTTAGATGGAGACAACAAATATGACGCAGGAGAGCATGGCCTGCAG GAAGCGGAAAAAGGAGTGAAGTTCCTCACTTTCCCTCCAATACTTCATCTGCAGCTGATGAGGTTCATGTATGACCCACAGACTGACCAAAACATCAAGATTAATGACAG GTTTGAGTTTCCAGATCAGTTACCTCTGGATGAGTTCCTTCAAAAGCCAGACTCCAAGGACCCAGCCAACTACATCCTGCACGCAGTGCTGGTGCACAGTGGGGACAACCATGGCGGTCACTACGTCGTCTATCTTAACCCCAAAGGAGACGGCAAAGTGAGTGTCAAGGAACCAATA tggTGTAAGTTCGATGATGATGTGGTGTCGCGGTGCACAAAGGAGGAGGCCATAGAACACAACTATGGTGGACATGATGATGACCTCTCAGTGCGCCACTGCACCAATGCATACATGTTGGTCTACATCCGTGAGTCCAAGCTCA GCGAGGTTCTCCAACCAATGACTGACGTGGACATCCCCCAGCAGCTGGTGGAGCGTttacaggaggagaaaagggtGGAGGCGCAGAAGAGGAAGGAGCGCCAAGAGGCTCACCTCTACATGCAGGTTCAG ATGGTGACAGAGGACCAGTTCTGTGGTCATCAGGGCAACGACATGTATGACGAGGAGAAAGTGAAGTACACAGTCTTCAAGGTCCTGAAGAGCTCCACGCTTCAAGAGTTCGTCCAGAACCTCTCCCAGACCATG GGTTTCCCACAGGACCAGATGAGGCTGTGGCCCATGCAGGCCCGGAGCAATGGAACCAAGCGACCTGCCATGCTCGACTATGAGGCTGACTGCAACAAGTCG atgaTCGACTTGAGTGACAACGAGAACCCCTGGACAATATTTCTGGAGACAGTGGATCCAGAGATGGCAGCCAGCGGGGCCACGTTACCCAAGTTTGACAAAGACC ATGATGTCATGTTGTTCTTGAAGATGTATGACCCCAAAACCAGAAGCTTAAATTATTGTGGACATATCTACACACCTATATCCTGCAAAATAA GAGACCTGCTGCCAGTCATGTGTGAGAGAGCAGGGTTTCAGCAGGAAACTAGCCTTATCCTCTATGAG GAAGTAAAGCCCAATCTAACAGAGCGGATACAGGACTATGATGTCTCTCTGGACAAGGCCCTGGATGAGCTCATGGACGGGGACATCATTGTCTTCCAGAA GGACGACCCCGAGAACGACAGCAGCGAGCTGCCTACGGCCAAGGATTATTTCCGTGATCTCTACCACCGGGTGGACGTCATTTTCTGTGACAAGACCATCCACAACGACCCTGGCTTTGTGGTCACGCTCTCTAACCGCATGAACTATTTTCAG GTGGCCAAGACCGTAGCGCAGAGGTTGAACACAGATCCCATGCTGCTGCAGTTCTTCAAGTCACAGGG GTACAGGGACGGTCCAGGGAATCCTCTTAGACACAACTATGAGGGAACGCTGCGGGACCTGCTTCAATTCTTCAAACCTCGGCAGCCCAAGAAACTCTACTACCAGCAG TTAAAGATGAAGATAACAGACTTTGAGAACAGGAGGAGTTTTAAATCCATATGGCTCAACAGCCAGTTCAGAGAGGAG GAGATCACCCTCTACCCTGACAAACATGGCTGTGTGCGGGACCTTTTGGAAGAATGTAAAAAGGCGGTGGAACTCTCTGAAAAAGGCTCTGAGAagctcag GCTTTTAGAGATAGTAAGCTATAAAATCATTGGGGTTCACCAGGAGGACGAGCTGCTAGAATGTTTATCTCCGGCTGCCAGCCGCACCTTCAGAATAGAG GAGATTCCTTTGGACCAGGTGGACCTTGACAAGGACAGTGAAATGCTAATCCCTGTCGCTCACTTCCACAAGGAAGTCTTCGGGACCTTTGGGATCCCCTTTTTGCTCAAgatcagacag GGCGAGTCATTTCGGGAGGTGATGAGGAGGATCCAGACAATGTTGGACATCCAGGAGAAAGAATTTGAGAAG TTCAAGTTTGCGATTGTGATGATGGGGCGGCATCAGTACATCACAGAAGATGAGTACGAGGTCAACCTGAAGGACTTTGAACCACAGCCAG GTAACATGTCCCACCCGCGCCCCTGGCTAGGGTTGGATCATTTCAACAAAGCTCCAAAGAGAGGTCGCTACACCTACCTGGAGAAAGCAATCAAGATCCACAACTAA
- the si:ch211-157c3.4 gene encoding cell death-inducing p53-target protein 1: protein MSADGKKEPPPYIIPVEGQGDGVKVYHVHTPFTPPTSPETSVYTSGGGGLGSGFESGDGKRKFVSYDTSLGRSPGMTTCTSCQQQVMTNVTYKPGMYAWLMCLLFICCGLILCCCLIPFFLKNFKDAYHTCPRCNRVLHVEKKKCCK from the exons ATGAgtgcagatggaaaaaaagaaccCCCTCCCTACATCATACCAG TTGAAGGTCAGGGCGATGGAGTGAAGGTTTACCACGTGCACACCCCTTTCACCCCTCCCACCTCACCGGAGACCTCTG tGTACACAAGTGGAGGAGGTGGCCTCGGTTCAGGCTTCGAGTCTGGAGatggcaaaagaaaatttgtGAGCTACGACACGTCGTTGGGCCGATCTCCCGGCATGACGACCTGCACCTCCTGCCAACAGCAGGTCATGACCAACGTCACCTACAAACCAGGGATGTACGCCTGGCTGATGTGCTTACTCTTCATCTGTTGCGG GTTAATCCTGTGCTGCTGCCTGATTccatttttcctgaaaaactTCAAGGATGCGTACCACACATGCCCCCGCTGCAACAGAGTCCTGCACGTTGAGAAGAAAAAGTGCTGTAAATGA